One stretch of Caldinitratiruptor microaerophilus DNA includes these proteins:
- a CDS encoding PDZ domain-containing protein, with protein MGSYLDLTRLLFARLGMFLFNPVAGGLLLAVLWLVWAQYRRTAAVEAHLYGAPKNAPLRLLGDSLVHGVLAGATVSLAGLWAGVVVIQPEAGTPAWLLLWPVALALGLLHPRFLCFSYATTLIGVSSLLFGWPRVDIPSLAALVGLLHLAEALLIWTGGAGAATPVTLRNRSGEVVGAFQLQRFWPVPLVLPVGVLMSSLPPDAAPLHLPSWWPLIQPDPALAPSTATLALDLVPIVVAMGYSDLAVTALPPARARRSAGWLAVYSLVLLGLAALASRSRVLLWAAALFAGLGHEYLAVGMARRELRGAPAFTRPWRGVGVLDVLPGSPAALAGLRTGDVILQVSGRPVSSRADLEQAVAESPAWFWLTFRQGQEVETRRIPRPPTGLDGLGLILIPEAGDQPLVNPVPGRLARLAGAAGRWWRGRRDRGAA; from the coding sequence TTGGGTTCCTACCTCGACCTCACCCGCCTGCTGTTCGCCCGCCTCGGCATGTTCCTGTTCAACCCCGTGGCGGGCGGGTTGCTCCTGGCCGTGCTGTGGCTCGTCTGGGCGCAGTACCGGCGGACTGCCGCGGTCGAGGCGCACCTCTACGGGGCGCCGAAGAACGCGCCGCTGCGGCTTCTGGGCGACTCCCTCGTCCACGGGGTGCTCGCCGGCGCCACCGTGAGCCTGGCCGGCCTGTGGGCGGGGGTGGTCGTCATCCAGCCCGAGGCCGGCACGCCGGCGTGGCTGCTCCTGTGGCCCGTCGCCCTGGCGCTGGGCCTCTTGCACCCCCGGTTTCTCTGCTTTTCGTACGCGACGACCCTGATCGGCGTCTCATCGCTCCTCTTCGGCTGGCCCCGGGTCGACATCCCGAGCCTGGCGGCCCTGGTGGGGCTCCTTCACCTGGCCGAGGCGCTCCTGATCTGGACGGGCGGAGCCGGCGCGGCCACGCCGGTGACGCTCCGGAACCGGAGCGGGGAGGTCGTCGGCGCCTTCCAGCTGCAGCGGTTCTGGCCGGTCCCGCTCGTGCTGCCGGTCGGGGTGCTGATGAGCAGCCTCCCGCCGGACGCCGCGCCGCTTCACCTGCCGTCCTGGTGGCCCCTCATCCAGCCCGACCCCGCCCTGGCGCCTTCCACCGCGACCCTCGCCCTCGACCTGGTCCCCATCGTGGTGGCGATGGGCTACAGCGACCTGGCCGTGACCGCGCTGCCGCCCGCCCGGGCCCGGCGGTCGGCCGGCTGGCTCGCCGTGTACAGCCTGGTGCTCCTCGGGCTGGCCGCCCTCGCGTCCCGCAGCCGGGTCCTCCTCTGGGCCGCGGCGCTGTTCGCGGGGCTCGGGCACGAGTACCTGGCGGTCGGGATGGCCCGGCGGGAACTGCGGGGCGCGCCCGCCTTCACCCGGCCGTGGCGGGGGGTCGGCGTGCTGGACGTGCTGCCCGGCAGCCCCGCCGCCCTGGCCGGGCTCCGGACCGGCGACGTGATCCTCCAGGTCTCGGGCCGCCCGGTCAGCAGCCGGGCCGACCTGGAGCAGGCCGTTGCCGAGTCTCCCGCCTGGTTCTGGCTCACCTTCCGGCAGGGACAGGAGGTCGAGACCCGCCGCATCCCCCGGCCCCCCACGGGGCTCGACGGGCTCGGGCTCATCCTGATCCCGGAGGCCGGCGACCAGCCCCTCGTCAATCCGGTTCCCGGCCGGCTCGCCCGCCTGGCCGGCGCCGCGGGCCGATGGTGGCGGGGGCGGAGGGACAGGGGGGCGGCGTGA
- a CDS encoding S41 family peptidase produces MLERRRALVGALLIAVFAGTAGFAAGQARFVAGPLLARLGVSLSGPGAAAQGLAAEWRVLEEARRKVLENYVDPVPEKDLLTGALRGLVEATGDRYSLYLTPEEYRSYLRHFEGSFAGIGIQVELKDDYITVVRPLRGTPGEKAGLRTGDRIMAVDGRDVTRMSIDEVVNLIRGPAGTRVRLTISRWPYREQFDVDVERARIEVPQMEGTMLSWAPGVGYIRIEEFNTGIAGRVAEKLGELRRQGMRALVLDLRQNPGGLLGEAVDVASLFVPRGPVAYVVSRDGRKETLYAKGSPLGLPLAVLVDGGSASASEIVAGAIKDRSAGTLVGTRTFGKGSVQSFIDLQGGAALKLTTARYLTAGGHMIHGRGIEPDVLVPMPEGQAIARDGGRDPQVEKAVEVLRQRMGQKNT; encoded by the coding sequence CGGGCAGGCCCGGTTCGTCGCCGGGCCCCTCCTGGCGCGGCTGGGCGTCTCCCTCTCCGGACCCGGGGCAGCCGCCCAGGGTCTGGCGGCGGAGTGGCGGGTCCTCGAGGAAGCGCGGCGGAAGGTCCTGGAGAACTACGTCGACCCCGTGCCGGAGAAGGACCTGCTCACCGGCGCCCTGCGGGGCCTGGTCGAGGCGACCGGCGACCGCTACTCGCTCTACCTGACGCCCGAGGAGTACCGCAGCTACCTGCGGCACTTCGAGGGCAGCTTCGCCGGGATCGGCATCCAGGTCGAATTGAAGGACGACTACATCACCGTGGTCCGGCCCCTGCGGGGCACGCCGGGCGAGAAGGCCGGCCTGCGCACCGGCGACCGCATCATGGCCGTCGACGGCCGCGACGTGACCCGGATGAGCATCGACGAGGTGGTCAACCTCATCCGCGGCCCTGCCGGCACCCGCGTGCGGCTCACGATCTCCCGCTGGCCGTACCGGGAGCAGTTCGACGTCGACGTCGAGCGCGCGCGCATCGAGGTGCCCCAGATGGAGGGCACCATGCTGTCCTGGGCGCCCGGGGTCGGTTACATCCGGATCGAGGAGTTCAACACCGGGATCGCCGGCCGGGTGGCCGAGAAGCTGGGCGAACTCCGCCGGCAGGGCATGCGGGCCCTGGTCCTCGACCTGCGCCAGAACCCGGGCGGCCTCCTGGGCGAGGCGGTGGACGTGGCCTCCCTCTTTGTCCCCCGGGGGCCGGTCGCCTACGTGGTTTCGCGCGACGGGCGAAAGGAGACGCTGTACGCGAAGGGGTCGCCGCTGGGCCTCCCGCTGGCCGTGCTGGTGGACGGGGGGAGCGCATCGGCCTCCGAGATCGTGGCCGGAGCCATCAAGGACCGGTCCGCCGGCACCCTGGTGGGGACGCGGACGTTCGGCAAGGGGTCGGTCCAGTCCTTCATCGACCTGCAGGGCGGCGCCGCCCTCAAGCTCACCACCGCGCGCTACCTGACCGCGGGCGGCCACATGATCCACGGCCGGGGCATCGAGCCCGACGTGCTCGTGCCGATGCCGGAAGGTCAGGCCATCGCCCGCGACGGCGGGCGGGACCCGCAGGTCGAGAAGGCGGTGGAGGTCCTGCGGCAAAGGATGGGACAGAAGAACACGTAG